One Chryseobacterium sp. StRB126 genomic region harbors:
- a CDS encoding sensor histidine kinase, whose protein sequence is MSLIKAQQISPIEREVSVGYSKRFTDSSASLKMQMAALQASHKNGNKEDEAICNAYLALTHKRLLHLKEFMKYAETSYDIANSIKSNRAKAFANTAMGYLKSYTDDKSQALTFFLKAYALFNMMQSYDQSAKLGADISYLFSPDSPEKVKKYADEGLSFAEKSGNPESILHARLAVGSYLSDLVAAGETNRWQEAVSFFNQTIMFIEKNEAKIDSKSNIGVAYINLAALYMNGPKPIDEQAFLSALEKALIIGKQYGIKSVYRSSMGLRGQYYVSKGEYRTAENLFKEGISYQQNLPYKDNYLLAAFYDCLKNIAVEEKDYKAYYEYDTFFIKYNKLKYDESTQQILQNADAKYESEKKMARIQQLEQENKLQKKNQLLGYGISAVLLIGLVFMYRSYYFRQRYHQKREDFLQQQQTNNELKMELLEKETLENLAEKLSLERRLLQSQMDPHFIFNALGNIQGMILRKDTDLAVLYLGKFAKLSRRVLEQSRMETITLEEEIQTLENYIELQQLRLNQSFDYQIALASSVDEQLHIPPLLIQPFIENAIEHGLKPLEAFQKGMLLISFEEEQEENLLICTIKDNGIGLTASRKQKTDDSHRSLSTKITDERLFLMLKDNSQAKLEVRELTLDHDGQQGCMVTLYIPIL, encoded by the coding sequence TTGAGTCTTATAAAAGCACAACAAATTTCTCCTATAGAACGGGAAGTCAGTGTAGGCTATTCCAAGAGGTTTACGGATTCATCTGCAAGCCTCAAAATGCAGATGGCTGCTCTTCAGGCCTCTCATAAAAATGGAAATAAAGAGGATGAAGCCATTTGTAATGCCTATCTTGCTTTAACCCATAAGCGCCTTCTTCATCTCAAGGAATTCATGAAGTATGCGGAAACATCTTATGATATTGCCAACTCCATAAAAAGTAACCGTGCAAAAGCTTTTGCCAATACTGCGATGGGCTATCTTAAATCATATACAGATGATAAGTCACAAGCCTTAACGTTCTTCCTCAAGGCTTATGCTTTATTCAATATGATGCAAAGTTATGATCAGTCAGCAAAACTCGGAGCAGATATTTCTTATCTTTTCTCCCCCGATTCTCCTGAAAAAGTAAAAAAATATGCTGATGAAGGACTTTCATTTGCTGAAAAATCCGGTAATCCTGAAAGTATTCTTCATGCAAGGCTTGCTGTAGGGAGTTATCTTTCTGACCTTGTTGCTGCAGGAGAAACAAACCGATGGCAGGAGGCTGTTTCTTTTTTTAATCAAACGATCATGTTTATAGAAAAAAACGAAGCAAAAATAGACAGTAAAAGTAATATCGGCGTGGCTTATATCAATCTTGCTGCTTTATATATGAACGGCCCCAAGCCCATAGATGAACAAGCATTTTTATCGGCCTTGGAGAAAGCATTAATCATTGGAAAACAATATGGAATAAAAAGCGTATACCGAAGCTCAATGGGATTACGCGGACAGTATTATGTATCAAAAGGAGAATACAGAACTGCCGAAAATCTTTTTAAAGAAGGAATCTCCTATCAGCAGAACCTTCCCTACAAAGACAATTATCTTTTGGCAGCATTTTATGACTGCCTGAAAAATATTGCTGTAGAAGAAAAAGACTACAAAGCCTATTATGAGTATGATACATTTTTTATCAAGTATAATAAATTAAAGTATGACGAATCTACTCAACAGATTCTTCAGAATGCTGATGCCAAATATGAGTCGGAAAAGAAAATGGCGCGTATTCAACAGTTGGAACAGGAAAATAAACTTCAGAAGAAGAATCAGTTATTAGGATACGGAATCTCCGCGGTTTTACTCATAGGGCTTGTCTTTATGTATCGGTCTTATTATTTCCGCCAGCGCTATCATCAGAAAAGAGAAGATTTTCTTCAGCAGCAACAGACCAATAATGAGCTTAAAATGGAACTGCTTGAAAAGGAAACCCTTGAAAATCTTGCAGAAAAGCTATCTCTTGAAAGGCGATTGCTTCAATCACAGATGGATCCTCATTTTATATTCAATGCATTAGGAAATATCCAGGGAATGATCCTTAGAAAAGATACGGATCTTGCTGTACTCTATCTTGGAAAATTTGCTAAGCTCAGCCGCCGAGTATTGGAACAATCCCGTATGGAAACCATTACTCTTGAAGAAGAAATACAAACTCTGGAAAATTATATTGAACTTCAGCAACTGCGTTTAAATCAAAGTTTTGATTATCAGATAGCATTGGCTAGCTCTGTTGATGAGCAACTTCATATTCCACCACTTTTGATACAACCCTTTATTGAAAATGCAATTGAGCACGGACTTAAACCTTTGGAAGCATTCCAAAAAGGGATGTTATTAATTAGTTTCGAAGAAGAACAGGAAGAAAATCTCCTTATCTGTACCATTAAAGACAATGGAATCGGACTTACAGCTTCCAGAAAACAGAAAACAGATGATTCTCATCGTTCCCTTTCCACCAAGATTACCGATGAAAGACTGTTCCTTATGCTTAAAGATAATTCTCAGGCAAAACTTGAAGTCAGAGAACTGACACTTGATCACGATGGGCAACAAGGTTGTATGGTAACATTATATATTCCTATATTGTAA
- a CDS encoding LytR/AlgR family response regulator transcription factor has translation MYKAIIIEDEYHLREALSIMLEMMAPDKVQIIGYAESADEAAKLIDRLQPDLVFMDIMLKNGTGFDVLHQISYRKFHLIFTTAYEEYAIRAFKFSALDYLLKPIDAEELKTAVDRIPNLKERFLEEKQVSELSYNMNKAPQRIILPTQEAMHVVKINQIMHCETSGSYTTFYLNDGKKIMISKPLKNYESILLPPDFFRVHQSYLINTNYIVSYSREGMIEMENGVSIPISRAKKEAFFKLMKEE, from the coding sequence ATGTATAAAGCAATAATCATAGAAGACGAATACCACTTGCGGGAAGCATTGTCTATTATGCTGGAGATGATGGCTCCGGATAAAGTACAAATCATTGGCTATGCCGAAAGTGCTGATGAAGCGGCAAAACTTATTGACAGACTTCAGCCGGATCTTGTATTCATGGATATCATGTTAAAAAATGGAACCGGTTTTGATGTTCTGCATCAGATTTCTTACCGAAAGTTTCACTTAATTTTTACAACAGCCTATGAAGAATATGCCATTAGGGCGTTTAAGTTCAGTGCTTTGGATTACTTGTTAAAACCTATTGATGCTGAAGAGCTTAAAACAGCTGTTGATAGAATTCCAAACTTAAAAGAACGTTTTCTTGAAGAAAAACAGGTGAGTGAACTTAGTTACAATATGAACAAAGCACCACAAAGAATTATTCTTCCTACTCAGGAGGCTATGCACGTAGTGAAGATCAACCAGATCATGCATTGTGAAACATCCGGCTCCTATACTACATTCTATCTGAATGATGGAAAGAAAATCATGATTTCCAAACCTCTTAAAAATTACGAAAGTATTCTTCTTCCTCCTGATTTCTTTCGGGTACACCAGTCTTACCTGATCAATACCAATTATATCGTGAGTTATTCCAGAGAAGGAATGATTGAAATGGAAAACGGAGTCAGTATCCCGATATCCAGAGCTAAAAAAGAAGCTTTCTTCAAGCTTATGAAGGAAGAATAA
- a CDS encoding DUF4870 domain-containing protein — protein MDIGQRSTFDGKYFNMNSKTISILSYVTIIGWIIAYIKSKDLTVKNDLANYHLEQGLGFFLLTVVVNIILSITIPILPVLSFLNYIGLLLLILWVFGIINAANEQKKPIPVVGKMFENKFGFLA, from the coding sequence ATGGATATAGGTCAGCGTTCTACTTTTGACGGAAAATATTTCAATATGAACAGTAAAACTATTTCTATTTTAAGCTATGTAACCATTATTGGCTGGATTATCGCCTATATTAAAAGTAAAGATTTAACCGTTAAAAATGATCTCGCCAATTATCATCTTGAACAAGGGCTGGGCTTCTTTCTGTTAACCGTTGTTGTGAATATTATTCTTTCAATAACAATTCCTATTCTTCCTGTATTATCTTTTCTGAATTATATAGGATTGCTCTTATTGATTTTATGGGTATTCGGAATCATCAATGCTGCTAATGAACAGAAAAAACCCATTCCGGTGGTAGGAAAAATGTTTGAGAATAAATTCGGTTTTCTGGCATAG
- a CDS encoding B12-binding domain-containing radical SAM protein has translation MKDLLLITPPFTQLNTPYPATAYIKGFLNTKNISSYQMDLGIDVILELFSKGGLQKVFSKEIDLQSASENTQRIYALREEYLKTIDQVIPFLQGKSPTLARQICSMNFLPEASRFNQLDDMEFAFGNMGLQDKAKHLVTLYLEDISDYIVENIDSDFGFSRYAERLGKSANSFDELYSKLSDQQTFIDDFTLTILQEKIESVQPKLVCFSIPFPGNLYSAFRCAQLIKKNFPNIKIAMGGGFPNTELREIKDQRVFEFFDFITLDDGELPLELLCENILHPGQNGESQYKRTFLLENQEVVYKNNSKRHDFKQADIGTPDYTDLKLDQYISVIEIANPMHSLWSDGRWNKLTMAHGCYWGKCTFCDISLDYIKIYEPISAKILVDRMEELIKTTGETGFHFVDEAAPPALMREVALEILRRNLVVTWWTNIRFEKSFTRDLCYLLKLSGCVAVSGGLEVASDRLLKLIDKGISVEQVAKVTRNFTEAGIMIHAYLMYGYPTQTIQETIDSMEMVRQLFEMGILQSGFWHQFAMTAHSPVGLNPEEFGVTPIKQEILFANNDIDFTDKTGINHDKFSSGLKKSLFNYMHGINFDLPLQEWFDFKIPRTTIHPDYIHDSLLEDEDFKFKGNSKIVFLTKNVIAENRVKNKKKYSGTYTLLTFHLKTNIVKVEMEQDKAEWLMDILNEHSIDNQKKTTAQQLKNQFEENLEDFELFWFSKPMQQLKENGVILSL, from the coding sequence TTGAAAGACCTGCTTCTTATTACCCCGCCTTTTACCCAACTTAACACTCCTTACCCGGCAACAGCTTACATTAAAGGATTTTTAAATACTAAAAATATTTCCAGTTATCAGATGGACTTGGGAATAGATGTTATTTTGGAGTTATTTTCAAAAGGTGGATTACAAAAGGTTTTCAGTAAAGAAATTGATCTTCAGAGTGCCTCTGAAAATACTCAGAGAATTTATGCTTTAAGAGAAGAATATTTAAAAACTATAGATCAGGTAATTCCCTTTTTACAAGGAAAAAGCCCAACGCTGGCGAGACAGATCTGCAGTATGAACTTTCTACCGGAAGCTTCCCGTTTCAACCAATTGGATGATATGGAATTTGCATTCGGAAATATGGGTTTACAGGATAAAGCCAAACATTTGGTTACTTTATATCTGGAGGATATTTCAGATTACATTGTTGAAAATATTGATTCTGATTTCGGTTTCAGCCGATACGCCGAGCGCTTGGGGAAAAGTGCCAATTCGTTTGATGAACTGTATTCAAAATTATCCGACCAACAAACATTTATTGATGATTTTACTTTAACTATTCTTCAAGAAAAAATAGAATCTGTACAGCCTAAATTGGTTTGTTTTTCGATTCCTTTTCCAGGGAACTTATATTCTGCTTTCAGATGTGCTCAGTTGATAAAGAAAAATTTCCCGAACATTAAAATTGCAATGGGTGGCGGCTTTCCTAACACTGAGTTAAGAGAGATCAAGGATCAGAGAGTCTTTGAGTTTTTTGATTTTATAACATTGGATGATGGTGAGCTTCCTCTTGAACTTCTATGTGAGAATATTCTTCATCCTGGGCAAAATGGAGAATCTCAGTACAAAAGAACTTTTTTACTTGAAAATCAAGAAGTTGTTTATAAGAATAATTCAAAGAGACACGATTTTAAGCAGGCAGATATAGGTACTCCGGATTATACGGATTTAAAACTGGATCAATATATCTCAGTCATTGAAATTGCCAACCCAATGCATAGTTTATGGAGCGATGGAAGATGGAATAAATTAACCATGGCTCACGGATGCTATTGGGGAAAATGTACATTCTGCGATATTTCTCTGGATTACATTAAAATCTACGAACCTATCTCCGCCAAAATTCTGGTAGACAGAATGGAGGAACTCATTAAAACTACAGGTGAAACCGGTTTCCACTTTGTAGATGAAGCAGCACCACCTGCTTTGATGAGAGAGGTTGCCCTTGAAATTCTTCGAAGAAATCTTGTAGTTACCTGGTGGACCAATATTCGTTTTGAAAAAAGCTTCACCCGTGATTTATGTTATTTATTAAAGCTTTCAGGTTGTGTCGCTGTTTCCGGCGGATTGGAAGTGGCCAGTGATCGTTTATTAAAATTAATTGATAAAGGAATTTCTGTGGAACAGGTTGCAAAAGTAACAAGAAATTTTACGGAAGCCGGAATTATGATCCATGCTTATCTGATGTATGGCTACCCAACGCAAACCATCCAGGAAACGATTGATTCTATGGAAATGGTTCGTCAGTTATTTGAAATGGGAATTCTACAAAGTGGCTTTTGGCATCAGTTCGCAATGACCGCCCATTCACCTGTTGGATTAAACCCAGAAGAGTTTGGAGTTACCCCAATTAAGCAGGAAATTCTATTTGCTAATAATGATATTGATTTTACAGACAAAACTGGAATCAATCATGATAAATTCAGTTCAGGCTTAAAAAAATCTTTGTTCAACTATATGCATGGAATTAATTTTGACCTTCCCCTTCAGGAGTGGTTTGATTTTAAAATTCCAAGAACGACTATTCACCCCGATTATATTCATGACAGCTTATTGGAAGATGAAGATTTTAAATTTAAAGGAAATTCAAAAATTGTTTTTTTAACCAAAAACGTAATTGCTGAGAATCGCGTAAAAAATAAAAAGAAATATTCTGGTACATATACGCTTCTTACATTCCACCTAAAAACCAATATTGTTAAGGTTGAAATGGAACAGGACAAAGCAGAATGGCTGATGGATATTTTGAATGAACATTCTATCGATAATCAGAAAAAAACTACAGCTCAGCAACTTAAGAATCAGTTTGAGGAAAATTTAGAAGATTTTGAATTATTCTGGTTCTCAAAACCCATGCAGCAACTAAAGGAAAATGGGGTGATTTTGAGTTTGTAA
- a CDS encoding FoF1 ATP synthase subunit delta/epsilon, translating into MNIKILTPEYVVFEGEVSSVLLPGKNGEFHIMKNHAGIVSSLVGGKVKLFTNSVNEAFAKNLTKENDKDSVFSYSIKSGVVEFNHNKGIILCE; encoded by the coding sequence ATGAATATAAAAATTTTAACACCAGAATACGTAGTTTTTGAAGGAGAAGTAAGCTCAGTATTATTGCCTGGAAAAAATGGTGAATTCCACATCATGAAAAACCACGCAGGAATTGTTTCTTCTTTAGTTGGTGGGAAAGTGAAACTTTTTACAAATTCTGTAAACGAAGCTTTCGCTAAAAACCTAACCAAAGAAAATGATAAAGACTCTGTTTTTTCATATTCAATCAAAAGCGGTGTTGTGGAATTTAATCATAACAAAGGAATTATCCTTTGCGAATAA
- the atpD gene encoding F0F1 ATP synthase subunit beta gives MANQIKGKISQIIGPVIDVVFNDVEAIPAIYDALEITKENGEKVVLEVEQHIGEDTVRCIAMDATDGLKRGQDVIGYGNPITMPIGEAVNGRLFNVVGDAIDGLQDISKEGGLPIHRPAPKFDQLSTSAEVLFTGIKVIDLVEPYAKGGKIGLFGGAGVGKTVLIQELINNIAKGHGGLSVFAGVGERTREGNDLLREMLESGIIKYGDDFMHSMENGGWDLSKVDLEVMKDSKAAFVFGQMNEPPGARARVALSGLTLAEYYRDGGESGQGRDVLFFVDNIFRFTQAGSEVSALLGRMPSAVGYQPTLASEMGAMQERITSTKNGSITSVQAVYVPADDLTDPAPATTFAHLDATTVLDRKIASLGIYPAVDPLASTSRILSPEVIGHDHYNCAQRVKEILQRYKSLQDIIAILGMEELSEEDKSVVYRARKVQRFLSQPFHVAEQFTGIPGSLVDIKDTIKGFNMIMDGELDHLPEAAFNLKGTIEEAIEAGQKMLAENA, from the coding sequence ATGGCAAACCAAATTAAAGGTAAAATTTCTCAAATTATTGGTCCGGTAATCGACGTTGTCTTTAATGATGTGGAAGCAATTCCAGCAATCTATGACGCGTTAGAAATTACAAAAGAAAACGGTGAAAAAGTAGTTTTAGAGGTAGAACAACATATTGGCGAAGATACAGTAAGATGTATTGCAATGGACGCTACTGATGGTCTTAAGAGAGGTCAAGATGTAATCGGGTACGGAAATCCTATTACTATGCCAATCGGAGAGGCTGTAAACGGAAGACTATTCAACGTAGTTGGTGATGCTATCGACGGACTTCAAGATATTTCTAAGGAAGGTGGTCTTCCAATTCACAGACCAGCTCCAAAATTTGATCAATTATCAACTTCAGCAGAAGTTTTATTTACAGGTATTAAAGTAATCGACTTAGTTGAGCCTTACGCAAAAGGAGGTAAAATTGGATTGTTCGGTGGTGCTGGTGTAGGTAAAACAGTATTGATCCAGGAGTTGATTAACAATATTGCAAAAGGACACGGAGGTCTTTCTGTATTCGCCGGAGTAGGTGAAAGAACGAGAGAAGGAAATGACCTTTTGAGAGAGATGTTAGAATCAGGTATTATCAAGTATGGTGATGATTTTATGCACTCTATGGAAAATGGAGGTTGGGATCTTTCTAAAGTAGACCTTGAGGTTATGAAAGATTCTAAAGCAGCATTCGTTTTCGGACAGATGAACGAGCCGCCAGGTGCAAGAGCAAGAGTAGCCCTTTCTGGTCTTACTTTAGCTGAGTACTATAGAGATGGTGGAGAAAGCGGACAAGGTAGAGACGTACTTTTCTTCGTAGATAACATCTTCCGTTTTACACAGGCTGGTTCTGAGGTATCTGCACTTCTTGGTCGTATGCCATCTGCAGTAGGTTATCAACCAACACTAGCTTCTGAAATGGGTGCGATGCAGGAAAGAATTACTTCAACTAAAAATGGTTCAATTACTTCAGTACAGGCGGTATACGTACCTGCGGATGACTTAACTGACCCGGCTCCTGCAACTACGTTTGCTCACTTGGATGCAACTACGGTACTTGACAGAAAGATTGCTTCATTAGGTATTTACCCAGCGGTAGATCCATTGGCTTCTACTTCAAGAATCCTTTCTCCGGAAGTTATCGGTCACGATCACTATAACTGTGCTCAAAGAGTAAAAGAAATTCTTCAAAGATATAAATCACTTCAGGATATCATCGCGATTCTTGGTATGGAAGAACTTTCTGAAGAAGATAAATCAGTTGTTTACCGTGCAAGAAAAGTTCAGAGATTCTTATCTCAGCCTTTCCACGTAGCAGAACAGTTTACAGGTATTCCAGGATCATTAGTAGATATCAAAGATACTATCAAAGGATTCAACATGATTATGGATGGTGAATTAGATCACTTACCAGAAGCTGCTTTCAACTTGAAAGGAACTATCGAAGAAGCGATCGAAGCTGGACAAAAAATGTTAGCTGAAAACGCTTAA
- a CDS encoding bifunctional riboflavin kinase/FAD synthetase, which produces MKVFKNFKDYSSQKPLALSLGMFDGVHLGHKSIIDELIKVGTDNNLETAILTFWPHPRFVFNPNEDLKLLNTIEEKQQRIEKYNIDNLFLKEFDEEFRNLTGEEFVRQILIDKLNVKYLIIGYDHSFGKNKSGNFELLQKLSKELNFEVEQMEAINIHENNISSTKVRNALLTGNIKEANEMLGYSYPVSGTVVHGKKIGRTIGYPTANIDTESIKLLPKKGAYIVEVEVKGQQYKGMLSIGTNPTVNGEKLTVEVYILDFENDIYEEKITVRFRDFLHDEIKFEGLEKLIERLDEDKRLTEEFNF; this is translated from the coding sequence TTGAAAGTTTTCAAGAATTTTAAAGATTATTCCTCTCAAAAGCCTCTAGCACTGTCTTTAGGTATGTTTGACGGGGTACATCTTGGACATAAAAGTATTATCGATGAGCTCATTAAAGTAGGAACAGACAACAATCTGGAAACTGCTATCCTTACTTTTTGGCCACATCCGAGGTTTGTTTTTAATCCTAATGAAGATTTAAAACTGCTGAATACCATAGAGGAAAAGCAACAACGTATTGAAAAATATAACATTGATAATCTGTTTCTTAAAGAATTTGATGAAGAGTTCAGAAATCTTACCGGCGAGGAATTTGTACGTCAGATCCTGATTGATAAACTCAATGTAAAATACCTTATCATAGGATACGATCATTCTTTTGGGAAAAATAAAAGCGGAAATTTTGAACTTCTTCAAAAACTTTCTAAAGAGCTTAATTTTGAAGTGGAACAGATGGAAGCCATTAATATTCATGAGAATAACATCAGTTCTACCAAGGTTCGTAATGCTCTTTTAACAGGGAATATTAAAGAAGCTAATGAAATGTTGGGCTACTCTTACCCTGTTTCCGGAACGGTAGTTCACGGAAAGAAGATCGGAAGAACAATCGGCTACCCCACTGCTAATATTGATACGGAATCTATTAAACTTTTGCCTAAAAAAGGGGCTTATATTGTGGAAGTAGAAGTAAAAGGCCAGCAATATAAAGGAATGCTGAGCATCGGAACAAACCCTACAGTAAATGGAGAAAAATTAACAGTTGAAGTCTATATCCTTGATTTTGAAAATGATATTTACGAAGAAAAGATCACTGTAAGATTCAGAGACTTCCTTCATGATGAAATCAAGTTTGAAGGATTGGAAAAGCTTATTGAGCGACTTGATGAAGACAAGAGATTAACAGAAGAATTTAATTTTTAA
- a CDS encoding MmcQ/YjbR family DNA-binding protein, translating into MDANEILDYCLAKKAVTESFPFDNETLVLKVDTKMFLLMGLERQPLSINVKTDPEWSAELREQYPQITGAYHMNKTHWNSVAVDGLKRDLILKLIDHSYDLVFKSLTKKVQNTINNF; encoded by the coding sequence ATGGATGCCAACGAAATATTAGACTATTGCCTTGCTAAAAAAGCAGTTACGGAAAGTTTTCCTTTTGACAATGAAACCCTTGTATTAAAGGTAGATACCAAAATGTTTCTCCTGATGGGGCTTGAAAGACAACCTTTGTCCATCAATGTTAAAACAGATCCGGAATGGAGCGCCGAACTTCGCGAGCAATATCCTCAGATTACAGGAGCCTACCATATGAACAAAACCCATTGGAACTCAGTAGCGGTGGATGGCTTAAAAAGAGATCTGATTTTAAAATTGATAGATCATTCCTATGATCTGGTATTTAAATCGCTTACCAAAAAGGTTCAGAATACCATTAATAATTTTTAA
- a CDS encoding NAD(P)H-binding protein, producing the protein MKALVIGATGATGKDLVNQLLNDKAFEEVDIFVRKPVDIKNDRLKVHVVNFEKPEEWKEMVKGDVAFSCLGTTLKDAGSKDAQKKVDFDYQYEFAKAAKENDVEDYILVSAYGANPKSKIFYSKMKGELEEAVKQLHFNKITIFKPGMLERKNSERTGEVLGSRIIKFANKLGLLESQRPLPTDILAKAMINSSKIKSNGYSSIKLGNIFCFAEKTIDQ; encoded by the coding sequence ATGAAAGCTTTAGTAATTGGTGCTACAGGCGCTACAGGAAAGGATTTAGTCAATCAGTTACTCAATGATAAGGCTTTTGAGGAAGTTGATATTTTTGTAAGAAAACCTGTTGATATTAAGAATGATAGGCTTAAAGTGCATGTTGTGAATTTTGAAAAGCCTGAAGAATGGAAAGAAATGGTGAAAGGAGATGTTGCTTTTTCCTGTCTTGGAACTACTTTGAAGGATGCCGGAAGCAAAGACGCCCAGAAAAAAGTAGATTTTGATTACCAATATGAATTTGCAAAAGCAGCCAAAGAGAATGATGTGGAAGATTATATTCTGGTTTCGGCCTATGGAGCCAATCCAAAGTCTAAGATTTTTTATTCTAAAATGAAAGGAGAACTGGAAGAAGCTGTTAAACAGTTACATTTCAACAAAATTACCATTTTTAAACCTGGAATGCTTGAAAGGAAAAATTCTGAAAGAACAGGTGAAGTTCTAGGCAGCAGAATTATAAAATTTGCCAATAAACTTGGATTATTGGAGAGTCAGAGACCTTTACCTACGGATATTCTGGCAAAGGCTATGATTAATTCTTCTAAAATTAAAAGCAACGGTTACTCCAGTATCAAGCTTGGGAATATTTTTTGTTTTGCAGAAAAAACAATTGACCAATAA
- a CDS encoding tetratricopeptide repeat protein has protein sequence MKKLLTIFILILSVKGFSQSYFSGKFNYCTPKKEESKKKFDAVIKALQFPNLYEKASYTMVKVASQDSTYCDAYFMAGYLFRLQDKYEEAIAYYYVADSLAKNKSLEFKQNLATEMMRAERADLAREKYQEMVKYFPNSPEGYYGVANTAIVLNDFDNGLNNLKKAEKLYESSGEVKDDVKYMYGMLNCLKENYEEALPYFDEVYSTYKKDIGYLSLYALTLIKVGKSRNDGKIIKKAWKTYEKIKDVQVPEDLAKKIKQEFSSNEILTFKENTSQSQASVQICENLWLK, from the coding sequence ATGAAAAAACTATTAACAATTTTTATACTGATCCTTTCTGTGAAAGGATTTTCACAAAGTTATTTTTCAGGAAAATTCAACTATTGTACCCCTAAAAAAGAAGAATCTAAAAAGAAATTTGATGCAGTAATCAAAGCACTGCAGTTTCCAAACCTTTATGAGAAAGCAAGTTATACTATGGTGAAAGTTGCATCCCAGGATTCCACTTATTGTGATGCATATTTTATGGCAGGATATCTTTTCAGATTACAGGACAAATATGAAGAAGCTATTGCTTACTATTACGTAGCAGACAGCTTAGCTAAAAATAAATCTCTGGAATTTAAGCAAAATTTAGCTACTGAAATGATGAGAGCCGAACGGGCTGATTTGGCAAGAGAAAAGTATCAGGAAATGGTAAAATATTTTCCTAACAGTCCGGAAGGCTATTATGGTGTAGCCAATACTGCAATTGTTTTGAATGATTTTGACAATGGATTAAATAATTTGAAAAAGGCTGAAAAATTGTATGAAAGCTCTGGAGAAGTAAAGGATGATGTAAAATATATGTACGGAATGTTGAATTGTCTTAAAGAAAATTACGAGGAAGCATTGCCTTATTTTGATGAAGTATATTCTACATATAAAAAAGATATAGGGTATTTATCCCTTTATGCACTTACCCTAATAAAGGTTGGAAAGAGCAGGAATGATGGAAAAATTATTAAAAAAGCCTGGAAAACTTATGAGAAAATAAAAGATGTACAGGTACCTGAAGACCTTGCTAAAAAAATAAAACAAGAATTCTCCTCAAATGAGATTCTGACTTTTAAAGAGAATACAAGCCAAAGTCAAGCATCTGTGCAAATCTGCGAAAATCTGTGGTTGAAATAA
- a CDS encoding glutathione peroxidase yields the protein MKNIFLMLLSFIAFLQSCTNQKTEISQAKTKELMGKTIYDFKVESLDGKEINFADFKGKKILIVNTASECGFTPQYADLEKVYEEYKDKLVIVGFPANNFGGQEPGSNAEIGTFCQKNYGVTFPMAAKVSVKGDDTAPIFKYLTEQELNGVKNTTILWNFTKFLIDENGKLIDSFVSTTKPTSESITKYLK from the coding sequence ATGAAAAATATTTTTTTAATGCTGCTTTCTTTTATCGCATTTCTGCAAAGCTGCACCAATCAAAAAACTGAGATTTCTCAAGCAAAAACCAAAGAACTTATGGGAAAAACAATATATGATTTTAAAGTAGAAAGCCTTGACGGAAAGGAAATCAACTTTGCAGATTTCAAAGGGAAAAAGATTTTGATCGTTAATACCGCTTCAGAATGTGGGTTTACTCCTCAGTATGCCGATCTTGAAAAAGTATATGAAGAATACAAAGACAAATTGGTGATTGTAGGTTTCCCAGCCAATAACTTTGGAGGACAGGAGCCAGGAAGCAATGCTGAAATCGGAACATTCTGCCAGAAAAACTACGGAGTAACATTCCCAATGGCGGCTAAAGTATCTGTAAAAGGAGATGATACTGCTCCTATCTTTAAATACTTAACAGAACAGGAATTAAACGGTGTGAAAAACACGACCATTCTTTGGAACTTTACCAAATTCCTGATTGATGAAAACGGAAAGCTGATTGATAGTTTTGTAAGTACAACAAAACCTACAAGTGAGTCAATTACAAAATATTTGAAATAA